The following proteins are encoded in a genomic region of Euzebyales bacterium:
- a CDS encoding 3-oxoacid CoA-transferase subunit A, which yields MRQSITEDPAAAVADIKDGMTLLIGGFGTAGQPVELIDALIDHGAGDLTVVNNNAGNGDEGLARLIELGRVRKMICSFPRQSDSWHFDAAYRAGEIELEVVPQGNLAERIRAAGAGIGAFYTPTGYGTLLAEGKETRRIDGTDHVLEYPIRGDVALVKAHRADRAGNLVYRKTARNFGPIMATAARSTVAQVHAVVDVGGIDPEAVVTPGIFVDRVLVTHDPHQRTADMRQEDA from the coding sequence GTGCGTCAGTCGATCACCGAGGACCCGGCGGCGGCGGTCGCCGACATCAAGGACGGGATGACCCTGCTGATCGGCGGGTTCGGCACCGCCGGGCAGCCGGTCGAGCTGATCGACGCGCTGATCGACCACGGTGCCGGCGACCTGACGGTCGTGAACAACAACGCCGGCAACGGCGACGAGGGCCTGGCGAGGCTGATCGAGCTGGGCCGTGTGCGGAAGATGATCTGCTCGTTCCCCCGGCAGAGCGACTCCTGGCACTTCGACGCCGCATACCGCGCCGGAGAGATCGAGTTGGAGGTCGTGCCGCAGGGCAACCTCGCCGAGCGGATCCGTGCCGCCGGAGCCGGCATCGGCGCGTTCTACACGCCCACCGGGTACGGCACGCTGCTCGCCGAGGGCAAGGAGACCCGTCGCATCGACGGAACCGACCACGTACTGGAGTATCCGATCCGCGGAGACGTCGCGCTGGTCAAGGCGCACCGCGCTGACCGCGCCGGCAACCTGGTCTACCGCAAGACCGCCCGCAACTTCGGGCCCATCATGGCAACCGCCGCGCGCAGCACCGTGGCCCAGGTGCACGCGGTCGTCGACGTCGGAGGCATCGACCCTGAGGCCGTCGTCACACCAGGGATCTTTGTCGACCGGGTGCTGGTGACACATGATCCGCACCAGCGGACAGCGGACATGCGGCAGGAGGACGCATGA
- a CDS encoding acetyl-CoA C-acetyltransferase, translating into MRDAVICEPLRTPIGRYGGSLKDVSATELGATVLREILQGTGLDGEVVEDIVVGCAGPSPEAPAIGRVIGLDAGLPVAVPGLHVDRRCGSGLQAVLYAAMQVQAGASELLVAGGVESMSNAYYYSTDVRWGARGRPSQMHDQLGRARVTAGGASFPIAGGMIETAENVRRQMGISREDQDALALMSHQRATAAQHDGVFAEEIVPVAVRTGRSETVVDTDEHPRADTSLERLAELTPIMHGQDPKATVTAGNASGQNDAAALCVVTTPEAAERYGLTPLVRLVSSGVAGCDPRTMGLGPVPATTTALERAGLTLADMDLIELNEAFAAQALGVLRTWGLSDDDLERVNVHGSGISLGHPVGATGARILATLSREMVRRSARYGLETMCIGGGQGLAAVFERV; encoded by the coding sequence ATGCGTGATGCTGTGATCTGTGAGCCGTTGCGCACCCCGATCGGTCGGTACGGCGGATCGCTGAAGGACGTCAGCGCGACCGAGCTCGGTGCGACGGTGCTGCGGGAGATCCTGCAGGGCACCGGCCTGGACGGCGAGGTCGTCGAGGACATCGTCGTCGGATGCGCCGGGCCGTCGCCCGAGGCGCCGGCGATCGGTCGGGTGATCGGGCTGGACGCTGGCCTGCCTGTCGCGGTCCCCGGGCTGCACGTGGATCGGCGGTGCGGTTCGGGGCTGCAGGCGGTGCTGTACGCGGCGATGCAGGTCCAGGCCGGAGCGAGCGAGCTGCTCGTGGCCGGCGGCGTCGAGTCCATGAGCAACGCGTACTACTACTCCACCGACGTGCGGTGGGGTGCGCGGGGCCGGCCCAGCCAGATGCACGACCAGCTCGGCCGTGCCCGTGTCACCGCCGGCGGGGCGTCCTTCCCGATCGCGGGCGGCATGATCGAGACCGCTGAGAACGTGCGCCGCCAGATGGGGATCAGCCGGGAGGACCAGGACGCGTTGGCGCTCATGTCCCATCAGCGCGCCACGGCAGCGCAGCACGACGGGGTCTTCGCGGAGGAGATCGTGCCGGTGGCCGTGCGCACCGGCAGGTCCGAGACCGTCGTCGACACCGACGAGCACCCCCGCGCCGACACGTCGCTGGAACGTCTGGCCGAGCTCACGCCGATCATGCACGGTCAGGACCCGAAGGCCACCGTGACCGCCGGGAACGCCTCGGGTCAGAACGACGCGGCCGCCCTGTGCGTCGTGACCACGCCGGAGGCGGCCGAGCGGTACGGCCTGACACCGCTGGTGCGCCTGGTGTCCTCGGGTGTCGCCGGTTGCGATCCCCGCACGATGGGCCTGGGCCCGGTCCCGGCAACGACGACGGCACTGGAGCGTGCCGGGCTGACCCTGGCGGACATGGACCTGATCGAGCTCAACGAGGCGTTCGCGGCGCAGGCGCTGGGGGTGCTGCGCACGTGGGGCCTGAGCGACGACGACCTCGAACGGGTCAACGTGCACGGCTCCGGGATCTCCCTCGGTCACCCCGTCGGGGCCACCGGGGCGCGAATCCTGGCGACGCTGTCGCGTGAGATGGTCCGGCGGAGCGCGCGCTACGGCTTGGAGACCATGTGCATCGGCGGCGGTCAGGGCCTGGCCGCGGTCTTCGAGCGCGTCTGA
- a CDS encoding permease, translating to MSSSSATAAVGVAWLVVELVALFLVIAGGVELTARRLGLDRLRRLLGGTRLAGATKGVALGFLTPFCTYSAIPVLIAMLDAGVRTSAWTGFLLAAPVLDPLIAVALAVVFGPAVAIAYTAITGAGILAAALLADAAGIGARTGSRIRRGSVAPVGSSVDTSAGDVVGEPDRVTDRTPWRGWPAEAGHAAVHARHLLREMAVPLVIAAVVAVIITGVVPQDAVVAVAGPDSLVAVPAAALLGAPLYVSGEAFLPIAAALRHQGMGDGALVALIIAGSGVNLPELTILGRLLDRRVLAALVGAIVTIATIAGYLVPAVT from the coding sequence ATGTCCTCATCGAGTGCCACCGCGGCAGTCGGCGTCGCGTGGCTGGTCGTCGAGCTCGTCGCCTTGTTCCTCGTCATCGCCGGGGGCGTCGAGCTCACGGCCAGGCGGCTCGGCCTCGACCGGCTGCGGCGCCTGCTCGGCGGTACCCGGCTGGCAGGTGCCACGAAGGGTGTCGCGCTGGGCTTCTTGACCCCGTTCTGCACCTACTCGGCGATTCCGGTGCTCATCGCCATGCTCGACGCCGGCGTCCGCACGTCGGCGTGGACCGGGTTCCTGCTCGCGGCACCCGTCCTCGACCCGCTGATCGCCGTCGCGCTCGCAGTCGTGTTCGGACCGGCGGTCGCGATCGCCTACACCGCCATCACCGGCGCTGGCATCCTCGCCGCCGCCCTGCTGGCGGACGCCGCCGGGATCGGGGCCCGAACCGGCTCGCGCATCCGCCGGGGGTCGGTGGCGCCGGTCGGATCGTCCGTCGACACGAGTGCAGGCGATGTCGTCGGCGAGCCGGACCGCGTGACCGATCGGACGCCGTGGCGAGGGTGGCCGGCAGAAGCCGGCCATGCCGCCGTCCACGCCCGGCATCTACTGCGCGAGATGGCCGTGCCGCTCGTCATCGCCGCCGTCGTGGCGGTGATCATCACCGGCGTGGTCCCGCAGGATGCAGTCGTCGCGGTCGCTGGACCCGACAGCCTCGTCGCCGTGCCCGCTGCCGCGTTGCTCGGTGCACCACTCTACGTCTCCGGCGAGGCGTTCCTGCCCATCGCCGCCGCGCTACGTCACCAGGGCATGGGCGATGGCGCACTCGTCGCGCTCATCATCGCCGGCTCCGGAGTCAACCTCCCGGAGCTCACCATCCTCGGCCGTCTGCTCGACCGGCGGGTGCTCGCTGCACTCGTGGGTGCGATCGTCACCATCGCCACGATCGCCGGCTACCTGGTTCCTGCGGTCACATGA
- a CDS encoding metalloregulator ArsR/SmtB family transcription factor, with amino-acid sequence MLDRPSAEVYASWFRCLADATRIQILHLLARTGRPLTVGEVVAAVGVGQSTVSAHLRRLADLEFVFVDHVGTASHYRINDDCLTSFPAAADVVMGRLPRAVGDPLAAAPWHG; translated from the coding sequence GTGCTTGACCGGCCATCTGCCGAGGTGTACGCGAGCTGGTTCCGGTGCCTTGCCGACGCCACAAGGATCCAGATCCTGCACCTGCTGGCCCGCACTGGACGGCCACTGACGGTTGGGGAGGTCGTCGCCGCGGTCGGCGTCGGCCAGTCGACCGTCTCGGCGCACCTACGTCGCCTGGCGGACCTGGAGTTCGTCTTCGTCGATCACGTTGGCACGGCCAGCCACTACCGGATCAATGACGACTGCCTGACCTCGTTCCCCGCGGCCGCGGATGTCGTCATGGGCAGGTTGCCCCGCGCTGTCGGTGACCCGCTCGCGGCCGCGCCATGGCACGGCTGA